In Aestuariibaculum lutulentum, one DNA window encodes the following:
- the nagB gene encoding glucosamine-6-phosphate deaminase, translating to MIKSSADKATGFEKRFENADTVVFEDSLAASKAVAKEIAELIKQKQSKNENCILGLATGSTPKGLYAELVRLHKEEGLSFKNVISFNLDEYYPMEPDSVFSYVRFMKELLFNQVDMLPENIHIPDGTLSKEEISAYCNAYEAKIEALGGIDLQILGIGGNGHIGFNESGSLQNSKTRLVALDHITRVAASKDFGGLDKTPRTAITLGVKKIMEAKRVVLMAWGEGKSNIIKASVEGPVTNQVPASFLQEHRNATFVIDKSAASKLTRIDTPWLVEKVEWTDKMARKAVLGLALSLKKPILMLTDADYIENGMSDLLADSGPAYDININIFNKVQQTITGWPGGKPNADDTNRPERAEPAKKRALIFSPHPDDDIISMGGTFKRLQEQGHDVHVAYQTSGNIAVADDEALRFAAFVCDYNEKFGIESPEAKAIYEKAIDFLKNKKDSEIDIPEVRYIKGIIRKGEARATAQFVGLPDENIHFMELPFYETGTIEKKPIGEEDIKITMALIEKVQPHQIYAAGDLADPHGTHKVCLDAIFESVKRLKEKPFMADCWVWLYRGAWQEWGIDEIEMAVPMSPGQVLEKRHGIFKHQSQKDGVVFQGSDSREFWQRAEDRNRETAELYHQLGLAHYAAMEAFVRWIF from the coding sequence ATGATTAAAAGTAGTGCAGATAAGGCCACAGGTTTTGAAAAACGTTTTGAAAACGCAGATACTGTAGTTTTTGAAGATTCGTTAGCAGCATCGAAAGCAGTAGCAAAAGAAATAGCAGAGCTTATAAAACAAAAGCAATCGAAAAATGAAAATTGTATTTTGGGATTAGCAACAGGATCAACCCCAAAGGGTTTGTATGCTGAACTGGTACGATTACACAAAGAGGAGGGCTTAAGTTTTAAGAATGTAATCAGTTTTAATCTTGATGAGTATTATCCGATGGAGCCGGATTCAGTGTTTAGTTATGTCCGCTTCATGAAGGAATTACTGTTTAATCAGGTTGATATGTTACCTGAGAATATTCATATTCCAGATGGTACCTTATCTAAAGAAGAAATATCAGCATATTGTAATGCTTATGAAGCTAAAATAGAAGCTTTAGGTGGTATCGATCTACAGATTTTAGGTATTGGGGGTAATGGACATATCGGATTTAACGAATCAGGATCATTACAAAATTCAAAAACCAGATTGGTAGCTTTAGATCATATTACCCGTGTGGCTGCAAGTAAAGATTTTGGTGGGCTAGATAAAACTCCAAGAACAGCAATTACGCTTGGAGTTAAGAAAATTATGGAAGCTAAGCGCGTGGTATTAATGGCTTGGGGTGAAGGAAAATCGAACATTATTAAGGCTTCGGTGGAAGGACCTGTAACCAACCAGGTACCGGCGTCATTTTTACAAGAGCATAGAAATGCAACCTTTGTTATTGATAAAAGTGCAGCTTCAAAATTAACCCGTATTGATACGCCATGGTTGGTAGAAAAAGTAGAGTGGACCGATAAAATGGCAAGAAAGGCTGTATTGGGTTTAGCCTTAAGCTTGAAGAAACCTATTTTAATGCTTACCGATGCTGATTATATCGAGAATGGAATGAGTGATTTATTAGCCGATTCAGGACCTGCTTACGACATTAATATCAACATCTTCAATAAAGTTCAGCAAACCATTACCGGATGGCCAGGAGGAAAACCAAATGCTGATGATACAAACCGTCCTGAACGTGCTGAGCCAGCTAAAAAACGTGCCTTAATCTTCTCGCCACACCCAGATGATGATATCATTAGTATGGGAGGAACATTCAAACGTCTTCAAGAGCAAGGTCACGACGTGCATGTCGCATACCAGACTTCTGGAAATATTGCTGTTGCTGATGATGAAGCGTTACGTTTTGCTGCTTTCGTTTGTGATTACAATGAGAAATTCGGAATTGAAAGTCCGGAGGCTAAGGCGATTTATGAAAAAGCGATTGACTTTTTAAAGAATAAAAAAGATAGTGAAATCGATATTCCTGAAGTACGTTACATAAAAGGAATTATTAGAAAGGGTGAGGCAAGAGCTACCGCTCAATTTGTTGGTTTACCAGATGAAAATATCCACTTCATGGAATTACCGTTTTACGAAACCGGTACCATTGAAAAGAAACCGATTGGAGAGGAAGATATCAAAATCACCATGGCTCTTATCGAGAAGGTTCAACCACATCAAATTTATGCAGCCGGAGATTTGGCCGATCCGCACGGGACACATAAAGTGTGTTTGGATGCCATTTTCGAATCAGTAAAGCGCTTAAAAGAAAAGCCATTTATGGCAGACTGCTGGGTTTGGTTATACCGTGGCGCATGGCAGGAATGGGGAATCGATGAAATCGAAATGGCGGTACCGATGAGTCCGGGTCAGGTATTGGAAAAACGTCACGGAATCTTCAAACACCAATCGCAAAAAGATGGTGTAGTATTTCAAGGAAGTGATAGTAGAGAGTTCTGGCAACGTGCAGAGGATAGAAACAGAGAAACAGCAGAATTATATCATCAGTTAGGTTTAGCGCACTATGCAGCTATGGAAGCCTTTGTAAGATGGATATTCTAA
- a CDS encoding sodium:solute symporter family protein, producing MVSLSPLDYTLIIIFFSLTLGIGIWVSKKSGKNSSEFFLSGRSMPWWLLGVSMVATTFSTDTPNLVTDIVRTHGVSGNWVWWAFLLTGLLTVFVYAKLWRKSNVNTDLEFYELRYGGKPASFLRKFRAVYLGVIFNVITMSAVTLAAIKIGGIMLGLEPWQTVISAGIITVTFSALGGFKGVIYTDFLLFFVAMGGAIGAAYYLVNLPEVGGVAALITNEHVADKLSILPDFSDTESLITLLIIPLAVQWWSSWYPGAEPGGGGYIAQRMLAAKDENHAIGATFFFNIMHYALRPWPWILVALASLVVFPDLASIQEAFPSIADDKLGHDLAYSAMLTKLPSGLLGLVLASLIAAYMSTISTQLNWGSSYIVFDFYKEQINPEASEKRLVAVGRISTIVLMVFSALLALLLQNALQLFEVLLVFGAGTGLIFILRWFWWRINAWSEIAAMFASGIISIILKLTPAGAFFFAKETGVFASYLEYPFVVLITTVIWLVATYMTQPESKAVLQSFYKKIQPGGPGWSLVLSEAEADGVVLEDNKQPWSVPAGIMAMVLGCALIYSAMFATGYWIYGKTTLALVMTIIALISGVLLVRIWKKIKANIL from the coding sequence ATGGTATCATTAAGTCCATTAGATTACACGTTAATCATCATTTTCTTCTCGTTAACCTTGGGTATCGGGATTTGGGTGTCAAAAAAGTCAGGAAAAAACTCATCAGAATTCTTTTTATCGGGGCGAAGTATGCCATGGTGGTTATTAGGGGTGTCTATGGTAGCCACTACCTTTTCAACCGATACACCTAACTTAGTAACCGATATTGTAAGAACACACGGTGTGTCAGGAAACTGGGTTTGGTGGGCCTTTTTGCTTACCGGATTATTAACGGTGTTTGTGTATGCAAAGCTGTGGCGTAAATCTAATGTAAATACCGATTTAGAGTTTTATGAATTACGCTACGGCGGAAAGCCAGCCTCGTTCTTAAGAAAGTTCAGAGCGGTGTATTTAGGGGTGATTTTTAATGTCATTACCATGTCGGCAGTAACCTTGGCAGCCATCAAGATTGGTGGAATTATGTTAGGTTTAGAGCCTTGGCAGACCGTAATTAGTGCTGGAATCATTACGGTGACTTTTAGTGCACTTGGTGGTTTTAAAGGTGTTATTTATACCGATTTCTTATTGTTTTTCGTGGCGATGGGTGGTGCGATTGGTGCTGCATATTATTTAGTGAACCTGCCGGAAGTAGGTGGTGTTGCGGCTTTAATTACTAATGAGCATGTTGCTGATAAACTATCTATACTTCCTGATTTTAGTGATACAGAATCTTTAATAACCTTATTAATAATTCCATTAGCGGTACAGTGGTGGAGCTCGTGGTATCCTGGTGCAGAGCCAGGTGGTGGTGGTTACATCGCACAGCGTATGTTAGCGGCTAAAGATGAGAATCATGCTATTGGAGCAACATTCTTTTTTAATATCATGCATTATGCTTTACGTCCTTGGCCATGGATTTTAGTAGCCTTGGCATCGTTAGTGGTGTTCCCGGATTTAGCAAGTATTCAAGAGGCGTTTCCTAGTATTGCAGATGATAAATTAGGTCACGATTTAGCCTATTCAGCTATGTTGACCAAATTACCTAGTGGGTTATTAGGATTGGTTTTAGCATCATTAATTGCAGCATATATGAGTACCATTTCAACGCAGTTAAACTGGGGGTCATCATATATTGTTTTCGATTTTTATAAAGAACAAATCAACCCGGAAGCTTCAGAAAAGCGTCTGGTAGCCGTAGGTAGAATATCAACAATTGTATTAATGGTATTTAGTGCATTGTTAGCGTTGTTGCTTCAAAATGCATTGCAACTATTCGAGGTATTATTAGTATTTGGTGCAGGTACAGGACTTATTTTTATTTTACGTTGGTTCTGGTGGCGTATAAACGCTTGGAGTGAAATAGCAGCGATGTTTGCTTCAGGAATCATTTCAATCATTTTAAAATTAACACCTGCGGGAGCATTTTTCTTTGCTAAAGAAACTGGAGTGTTTGCAAGTTATTTGGAATATCCTTTTGTAGTGTTGATAACCACCGTTATTTGGTTAGTGGCAACGTATATGACTCAGCCAGAAAGTAAAGCGGTATTACAAAGTTTTTATAAAAAGATTCAACCAGGAGGACCAGGATGGTCTCTTGTGTTAAGTGAAGCTGAAGCAGATGGTGTGGTTTTAGAAGATAACAAACAACCTTGGTCAGTGCCTGCAGGTATTATGGCTATGGTGTTAGGATGTGCCTTAATCTACAGTGCCATGTTCGCTACAGGATACTGGATTTACGGAAAAACAACATTGGCGCTCGTAATGACTATTATCGCTCTAATATCAGGAGTATTATTAGTGCGCATTTGGAAAAAGATTAAAGCAAACATATTGTAA
- a CDS encoding phosphotransferase enzyme family protein: protein MSILNIYGNMNQESLKYIFDQFQHESQFESFSELASGHINDTYLIKTEDKPYYVLQRINHGVFPDVPGLINNKVSVSNHLKMKLSHLPKGEQERRVLSFISTVEGQSFYEDKSTGYWNLTQFIDDSVTFERVVDDEIAYEGGKLFGEFLNQTSDFKVDDLIEVIPNFHDMSFRYKQFDEALKGASQQRKEEAISCIELVESSREEMHILQTLKESGAVPTRVTHNDTKISNALFDTNNKGLCVIDTDTVMPGIIHYDFGDAIRTICNTAAEDEQDLDQVNFNIDYYKSYVKGFLETVGESLTSTELEYLPLGAKSIIFIMGLRFLTDFLNNDIYYKAAYSHHNLDRAKNQFKLLESYSKQYEEVKQITKLA from the coding sequence ATGTCTATCCTGAATATTTATGGTAATATGAATCAGGAATCATTAAAATATATTTTTGATCAATTTCAACATGAAAGTCAGTTCGAATCATTTTCCGAATTGGCTTCAGGGCATATTAATGATACCTATTTAATAAAAACAGAAGATAAACCCTATTATGTGCTTCAGCGCATTAATCATGGTGTTTTTCCTGATGTACCGGGTTTAATTAATAATAAGGTAAGTGTCAGTAATCATTTAAAAATGAAGTTGTCACATTTGCCAAAAGGAGAACAGGAACGTCGTGTTTTGTCTTTCATTTCTACTGTTGAAGGTCAATCATTTTATGAAGATAAGTCAACGGGATACTGGAATTTAACACAATTTATAGATGATAGTGTCACTTTCGAACGAGTTGTAGATGATGAAATTGCGTATGAAGGCGGAAAGTTATTTGGAGAATTTTTAAATCAAACCAGCGATTTTAAAGTGGATGATTTGATAGAAGTGATTCCAAATTTTCATGATATGTCGTTTCGCTATAAACAGTTTGATGAGGCTTTAAAAGGAGCATCTCAACAGCGAAAAGAGGAGGCAATATCTTGCATAGAACTGGTTGAATCGTCAAGAGAAGAAATGCATATTCTTCAAACGTTAAAAGAGTCGGGAGCAGTTCCAACAAGAGTGACGCATAACGATACAAAAATATCAAACGCTTTGTTTGATACAAACAATAAAGGACTTTGCGTTATTGATACCGATACGGTTATGCCTGGAATTATTCATTATGATTTTGGTGATGCAATCAGAACGATTTGTAATACAGCAGCCGAAGATGAACAAGATTTAGATCAGGTGAATTTCAATATTGACTATTATAAATCTTATGTGAAAGGGTTTTTAGAAACGGTAGGGGAATCTTTAACGTCAACCGAATTGGAGTATCTCCCATTAGGAGCTAAAAGCATTATATTTATTATGGGATTAAGGTTTTTAACCGATTTCCTAAACAACGATATTTATTATAAAGCGGCTTACAGTCATCATAATTTAGATCGGGCCAAAAATCAATTTAAACTATTAGAAAGTTATTCAAAGCAGTATGAAGAAGTAAAACAGATTACGAAATTGGCATAA
- a CDS encoding nucleotidyltransferase family protein: MIKTDMEKPTLVVLAAGMGSRYGGLKQMDSFTPQGDTIIDFSIYDALQAGFGKFVFIIRKSFEAEFKEIFNKKLEGKAEVAYVYQELDCVPEAYVNPERTKPWGTGHALLMAKDAVKENFAIINADDFYSREAFESMAKALKETDKESYDFKTMAYLLKNTVSDHGFVSRGECQVDENGFLLDVTERTHIEKVNGELMRKDDDGEFVSINPDTVVSMNFWGFTPKCFEFGEELFLQFLEENKANLKAEFYLPSIVNEILKSGKATVEVLKSDAKWFGVTYQEDKAIVQKAIEELKEANVYPEYLW, translated from the coding sequence ATGATTAAAACAGATATGGAAAAACCAACGTTAGTAGTTTTAGCGGCAGGAATGGGGAGTCGATATGGAGGCTTGAAGCAGATGGATTCGTTTACTCCGCAGGGAGATACAATTATTGATTTTTCAATTTACGATGCTTTGCAGGCTGGTTTTGGGAAGTTTGTTTTTATTATTAGAAAAAGTTTTGAGGCAGAATTTAAGGAAATCTTTAATAAGAAATTAGAAGGTAAGGCTGAGGTAGCTTATGTTTATCAGGAGTTGGATTGTGTACCTGAAGCTTATGTTAATCCGGAGCGTACAAAACCTTGGGGAACCGGTCATGCTTTGCTAATGGCTAAAGATGCTGTAAAGGAAAATTTTGCCATTATTAATGCTGATGATTTTTACAGTAGAGAGGCTTTTGAGAGTATGGCGAAGGCTTTAAAGGAAACGGATAAGGAATCTTATGACTTCAAGACTATGGCTTATTTGTTGAAAAATACCGTTTCAGATCATGGTTTTGTGTCAAGAGGAGAATGTCAAGTTGATGAAAACGGGTTTTTATTAGATGTGACGGAACGAACCCATATTGAAAAAGTTAATGGAGAGTTGATGCGTAAGGATGATGATGGTGAGTTTGTATCTATAAATCCGGATACTGTAGTTTCTATGAACTTTTGGGGTTTTACACCTAAATGCTTTGAATTTGGAGAGGAGCTATTTTTGCAGTTTTTAGAAGAAAACAAAGCTAATTTAAAGGCGGAATTTTATTTGCCATCCATTGTTAATGAGATTTTGAAGTCAGGTAAAGCAACGGTTGAGGTGTTAAAGTCTGATGCTAAATGGTTTGGTGTTACTTATCAGGAAGATAAGGCTATCGTTCAAAAAGCGATAGAAGAGTTGAAAGAAGCAAATGTCTATCCTGAATATTTATGGTAA
- a CDS encoding LacI family DNA-binding transcriptional regulator, whose amino-acid sequence MKKYTIKDIAQLAGVSKGTVDRVIHKRGKVSEKALEKVNKILAEIDYQPNLMARSLKNNKDYVICALLPNPDIDPYWKPCKKGIDQAYNEYKSLGITIDTHLFDPTDTESFLEVNAKVLKLNPDAVIMAPLFYNEAKKSISTYSEANILVSIINNRIGSDDINNFVGQDLVQSGRIAARLMEMITPKDSEIIIAHLDEFFHNASFMQQKEKGFRDYFENSLTSDYTLTTCNSIESNHYKTLYDAINNSKNISGIFVTTSKTYKVAKMLEDFPNLSIKIIGYDLLEKNLNYLNSGNIDFLIHQNPKQQIYLGLSQLAEHFLFDKPITEELLLPIDIINSENYNSYLNQ is encoded by the coding sequence ATGAAAAAATATACCATCAAAGATATTGCTCAATTAGCAGGCGTATCAAAAGGAACTGTAGATCGCGTTATTCATAAACGAGGGAAAGTATCGGAAAAAGCTTTAGAAAAAGTAAATAAAATACTTGCTGAAATAGACTATCAACCCAACCTAATGGCTAGAAGTCTAAAAAACAACAAGGACTATGTTATTTGCGCCCTATTGCCAAATCCTGATATTGATCCGTATTGGAAACCTTGTAAAAAAGGTATAGACCAGGCTTACAATGAATATAAATCCCTTGGAATTACCATTGACACACATTTGTTCGACCCTACCGATACCGAATCTTTTCTGGAAGTCAATGCTAAGGTTTTAAAACTAAATCCTGACGCAGTAATTATGGCTCCTTTATTTTATAACGAAGCTAAAAAATCGATATCTACATATAGTGAGGCCAATATTTTGGTTAGCATTATAAATAACCGCATAGGTTCTGATGATATTAACAATTTTGTGGGTCAGGACTTAGTTCAAAGTGGACGTATTGCAGCACGCCTGATGGAAATGATTACTCCAAAAGACTCTGAAATTATTATTGCTCACCTTGATGAATTTTTTCATAACGCATCGTTTATGCAGCAAAAAGAGAAAGGATTTAGAGACTATTTCGAAAATTCCTTAACAAGCGACTACACTCTTACAACCTGTAATTCAATAGAATCTAATCACTATAAAACCTTATACGACGCCATAAATAACTCAAAAAATATTTCTGGTATTTTCGTTACAACTTCCAAAACTTATAAAGTTGCCAAAATGCTGGAAGACTTCCCAAATTTATCCATCAAAATAATTGGTTACGATTTACTTGAAAAAAACCTTAACTACTTAAACAGTGGTAATATTGATTTTCTGATTCATCAAAATCCAAAACAACAAATCTACCTTGGTTTAAGTCAGTTAGCAGAACATTTTCTGTTTGACAAACCAATTACAGAAGAATTGCTGTTACCTATAGACATTATAAATTCTGAAAACTACAACTCCTACTTAAATCAATAA
- a CDS encoding sulfatase-like hydrolase/transferase translates to MKKLLKRTLIFLMSLILVSCLQVKNSEKQNVNIKTRQKTSPNLIVILADDLGYADVGFNGCKDIPTPNIDKIANQGVKFTNGYVSYAVCGPSRAGLITGRYQDRFGFSRNPLFTPNDPEMGLPLTEETLAEALKKADYKSVALGKWHLGAHESLKPLTRGFDDFYGFLTGGHHYFPQKWILNDEFDVKSQYDAYKTKLLRNNQRVEEKEYLTDALSREAVHYIDKHKDHPFFMYLAYNAPHTPLQATEKYLSRVDTIQDKKRRTYAAMVSSVDDGVGLVLDQLDALNLTENTIVVFLSDNGGPEPHNGSDNGVLRGMKSDLFEGGVRVPFAMQWPGTIPAGMVYNKPVISLDIFGTIVNQTKKEIKTKNKIDGVDLIPFLLGSNKGLPHDFLFWSKFDEQIYATRHANGDKFLVKDQDTMLFNLDVDISETENIAGTNPLALDSLARTFNNWNAKNIDPVFMGLFQDKEYSELHPDRFERLE, encoded by the coding sequence ATGAAAAAACTATTGAAGCGAACTCTAATATTCTTGATGTCTTTAATTTTGGTGTCATGCCTGCAGGTTAAGAATAGTGAAAAACAAAATGTCAATATTAAAACTAGGCAAAAAACATCACCTAATTTAATAGTGATTTTAGCTGACGATTTAGGTTATGCTGATGTTGGTTTTAATGGGTGTAAAGATATTCCAACTCCAAATATTGATAAAATTGCAAATCAAGGGGTTAAGTTTACTAATGGTTATGTAAGTTATGCGGTTTGTGGGCCTAGTCGAGCAGGATTAATAACAGGCCGTTATCAGGATCGGTTTGGGTTTTCAAGAAATCCTTTATTTACTCCTAATGATCCTGAAATGGGTTTGCCTTTAACAGAGGAAACTTTAGCTGAAGCTTTGAAAAAGGCGGATTATAAGTCTGTAGCTTTAGGGAAATGGCATTTGGGAGCTCATGAATCTTTAAAGCCATTGACGCGAGGTTTTGATGATTTTTATGGTTTTTTAACTGGAGGGCATCATTACTTCCCTCAAAAATGGATATTAAATGATGAGTTTGATGTGAAATCTCAGTATGATGCCTATAAAACAAAACTTTTAAGAAATAATCAAAGAGTTGAGGAAAAAGAATATTTAACCGATGCCCTTTCTCGTGAAGCTGTTCACTATATCGATAAACATAAAGATCATCCGTTTTTTATGTACTTGGCATATAATGCACCGCATACGCCACTTCAGGCTACTGAAAAATATTTAAGCAGAGTTGATACCATTCAGGATAAAAAACGGAGAACTTATGCCGCAATGGTTAGTTCTGTAGACGATGGAGTGGGGTTAGTTTTAGACCAGTTGGATGCTTTAAATTTAACGGAAAATACAATTGTTGTATTCTTATCTGATAATGGAGGGCCTGAACCTCACAATGGGTCAGATAATGGTGTTCTAAGAGGGATGAAAAGCGATTTGTTTGAAGGAGGTGTACGAGTACCTTTTGCTATGCAATGGCCTGGAACAATTCCCGCAGGAATGGTATATAATAAACCAGTTATTTCTTTAGATATTTTTGGAACAATAGTTAATCAAACTAAAAAAGAGATTAAAACTAAAAACAAAATTGATGGAGTAGATTTAATTCCTTTTTTATTAGGAAGTAATAAGGGGCTGCCGCATGATTTTCTATTTTGGAGTAAGTTTGATGAGCAAATTTATGCAACGCGTCATGCTAACGGCGATAAATTTTTAGTGAAAGATCAAGATACGATGCTCTTTAATTTGGATGTGGATATTTCTGAAACTGAAAATATAGCAGGAACTAATCCTCTTGCTTTAGATAGCTTAGCAAGAACATTTAATAATTGGAACGCAAAAAATATAGACCCTGTTTTTATGGGGTTATTTCAGGATAAGGAATACAGTGAGTTACATCCAGATCGATTCGAAAGATTGGAATGA
- a CDS encoding carbohydrate kinase family protein has protein sequence MANIVCYGEILWDVFPEHRKIGGAPLNVASRLKSFSNKVAMISAIGDDVPGKELLEYLNSNEINTSCIQTIKEYPTSEVHVSLNEKGSASYDIKYPCAWDKIDLHYDAENLVKNADAFVFGSLVARDYTSKNTLYKLIDVAKYKIFDLNLRPPYYTKDLLIYLMNKADFIKFNDDELFEVSKYLGSKYNSLEQNLMFVAQQTNTKHVCVTKGSHGAVLLYDNKLFYNSGYLIKVVDTVGAGDSFLGSLISKLLNNSHPQEAIDFSCAVGALVAQSEGANPKLSDSDIETFINPL, from the coding sequence ATGGCAAATATTGTTTGTTATGGTGAAATTTTATGGGATGTTTTTCCTGAGCATCGAAAAATTGGTGGCGCACCATTAAACGTGGCCAGCCGATTAAAATCCTTTAGCAATAAAGTTGCTATGATTAGCGCTATTGGCGATGATGTACCCGGAAAAGAATTACTAGAGTATTTAAACTCTAACGAAATAAACACAAGCTGTATACAAACCATTAAAGAATACCCTACCAGCGAAGTGCATGTTAGTCTGAATGAAAAAGGTTCGGCAAGTTACGACATAAAATATCCTTGTGCCTGGGATAAAATCGATTTACATTATGATGCCGAAAATCTCGTAAAAAATGCCGATGCTTTTGTTTTTGGTAGTTTAGTCGCCAGAGATTACACCTCGAAAAACACGTTATATAAACTAATTGATGTTGCCAAATACAAAATTTTCGATCTTAATTTACGCCCCCCATACTATACTAAAGATCTCTTGATTTATTTAATGAATAAAGCTGACTTCATTAAGTTTAATGATGACGAACTTTTTGAAGTAAGTAAATATTTAGGATCGAAATACAATTCTCTAGAACAAAATCTCATGTTTGTAGCCCAACAAACCAACACGAAACATGTTTGTGTTACCAAAGGCTCACATGGTGCCGTCTTATTATACGATAACAAGTTATTCTACAATAGTGGCTACTTAATTAAGGTCGTCGATACAGTAGGCGCAGGCGATTCCTTTTTAGGGTCTTTAATTAGCAAACTTTTAAATAACAGCCACCCGCAGGAAGCTATAGATTTTTCCTGTGCCGTTGGCGCCTTAGTTGCTCAAAGTGAAGGTGCAAATCCCAAACTATCGGATTCCGATATAGAAACTTTTATAAACCCTTTATAA
- a CDS encoding rhodanese-like domain-containing protein produces the protein MRRIIVLVSVILISFFGCKGLSTQKDIANVPVSSAIELVDNTSKLQLIDVRTPEEYQAGHLEGAANIDFFSDSFRAEIEKLDKHKPVLVYCKSGGRSSKSAAIFKELGFTKIYNMEGGITSWNEAGYKTVK, from the coding sequence ATGAGACGGATAATTGTTTTAGTAAGTGTAATACTTATCAGTTTTTTTGGCTGTAAAGGATTATCGACTCAGAAGGATATTGCAAATGTCCCGGTATCTTCAGCTATTGAGCTGGTTGATAACACCAGTAAGTTACAACTCATAGATGTAAGAACACCAGAAGAGTATCAGGCAGGGCATCTGGAAGGAGCTGCAAATATTGATTTTTTCTCTGATAGCTTTAGGGCGGAAATTGAAAAATTAGATAAGCATAAGCCAGTACTTGTATACTGTAAATCTGGTGGAAGAAGCAGTAAAAGCGCAGCCATTTTTAAAGAGCTTGGTTTTACTAAAATCTATAACATGGAAGGTGGTATTACCAGTTGGAATGAAGCGGGTTATAAAACCGTTAAGTAG
- a CDS encoding rhodanese-like domain-containing protein, translated as MEDLTQEEWAEQLANDDNAVVLDVRTDGEVAEGVIPNAIHIDIFKGQGFIYALEELDKSKNYYVYCRSGNRSGQACSIMEQLGFENAYNLEGGIMAWTGDIVDFK; from the coding sequence ATGGAAGATTTAACACAAGAAGAGTGGGCAGAACAATTAGCTAACGATGATAACGCGGTGGTTTTAGATGTAAGAACCGATGGCGAAGTTGCCGAGGGCGTTATTCCAAATGCTATACATATCGATATTTTTAAAGGGCAAGGATTTATTTATGCACTTGAAGAATTAGATAAGAGCAAAAATTATTATGTGTATTGTCGTTCAGGAAACCGCAGCGGACAGGCGTGTTCTATTATGGAACAACTAGGTTTTGAAAATGCTTACAACCTAGAAGGTGGTATTATGGCCTGGACAGGCGATATTGTTGATTTCAAATAA
- a CDS encoding thioredoxin family protein yields MKKLMKFMPLVLLVLVVSAFTVKKTTVEPGYKVGDIAEDFSLKNIDGKMVSLADYKDAKGFIVTFTCNTCPFAVAYEDRIIALDKKYASKGYPVIAIMPNNTDIKPGDNLDAMKARAKEKGFTFPYLIDSEQTVFPKYGATKTPHMFVLQKTKKGNVVKYIGAIDDNYKDAEAVTTKYVEDAVDALLKGKEVEQKETKAIGCSIKV; encoded by the coding sequence ATGAAAAAACTAATGAAATTTATGCCGCTTGTACTACTTGTACTTGTTGTTAGTGCGTTTACTGTTAAGAAAACGACTGTTGAACCCGGATACAAAGTAGGGGATATTGCAGAAGATTTTTCCCTTAAAAATATAGATGGAAAGATGGTGTCTTTAGCCGATTATAAAGATGCCAAAGGTTTTATAGTTACGTTTACCTGTAATACCTGTCCGTTTGCAGTAGCTTACGAAGATCGTATTATTGCTTTAGATAAAAAATATGCTTCAAAGGGGTATCCGGTAATTGCTATTATGCCAAACAATACGGATATAAAACCGGGTGATAATTTAGATGCTATGAAAGCACGCGCAAAAGAAAAAGGATTTACGTTTCCGTATTTAATAGATAGTGAGCAAACTGTTTTTCCAAAGTATGGTGCAACCAAAACACCGCATATGTTTGTATTGCAAAAAACAAAAAAAGGAAATGTTGTTAAATACATTGGTGCCATTGACGATAATTATAAAGATGCTGAAGCCGTGACTACAAAATATGTAGAGGACGCCGTTGATGCGTTATTAAAAGGAAAAGAAGTAGAGCAAAAAGAAACTAAGGCTATTGGTTGCTCCATTAAAGTTTAA